From the genome of Effusibacillus lacus, one region includes:
- a CDS encoding NADP-dependent oxidoreductase, which produces MKAVIIENYGGRDQLKLVDTPVPEIRERDVLVEVHSASVNPVDWKVREGRLKARITYEFPLILGWDLAGVIKQVGSHVTKFRVGDEVFSRPDISRNGTYAEYTVVEENLLAIKPSNLTFEEAASVPLAGLTAWEALVEISQLKTGDKVLIHAGAGGVGGYAIQLAKSLGAYVATTVSGRNVKFVKELGADEVIDYGLQDFSKVLHDFDVVFDTVGGEVQTKSFEVLKENGILVSIVSPPNQEVALQKKVRPEYFFLQPDGEKLAKLANLFETGDMKPIVGSVFSLSEVAKAHELSESGHAQGKIVIKIK; this is translated from the coding sequence ATGAAAGCTGTAATAATCGAAAATTATGGCGGGCGGGACCAATTGAAGCTTGTAGACACGCCGGTGCCGGAGATTAGAGAGCGTGACGTGCTGGTCGAGGTACATTCAGCATCCGTTAATCCGGTCGATTGGAAAGTCAGGGAGGGTCGTCTGAAGGCCAGGATTACATATGAATTTCCACTGATTTTAGGATGGGATCTTGCCGGGGTGATCAAACAGGTCGGAAGTCACGTAACAAAATTCAGAGTGGGTGACGAAGTTTTTAGCCGTCCCGATATTTCTCGGAACGGAACGTATGCTGAATATACGGTGGTAGAAGAAAATCTGCTTGCGATAAAACCCAGCAATCTGACATTTGAAGAAGCCGCTTCGGTTCCGCTTGCCGGCTTAACAGCTTGGGAAGCGCTGGTTGAAATCAGTCAGTTGAAGACCGGGGATAAAGTTTTGATTCACGCAGGCGCCGGCGGAGTAGGCGGTTATGCGATTCAACTGGCCAAAAGTCTTGGTGCCTATGTGGCAACTACCGTCAGTGGTAGAAATGTCAAATTTGTGAAAGAACTGGGCGCAGATGAAGTGATCGATTACGGACTGCAGGATTTTTCGAAGGTCCTGCACGACTTTGATGTAGTGTTTGACACCGTTGGTGGCGAAGTGCAAACTAAGAGCTTTGAGGTTTTGAAAGAAAACGGGATTCTTGTCTCGATTGTTTCACCCCCTAACCAGGAAGTGGCCCTTCAGAAAAAAGTTCGGCCGGAGTACTTTTTTCTGCAGCCGGATGGAGAAAAACTCGCCAAGTTGGCAAATTTATTTGAAACTGGCGATATGAAACCGATAGTCGGGAGCGTATTCTCTTTAAGCGAAGTTGCCAAAGCCCACGAGTTAAGCGAATCCGGACATGCACAGGGTAAAATCGTGATCAAAATCAAGTAG
- a CDS encoding heterocycloanthracin/sonorensin family bacteriocin, translating into MDDFKKDLQKLNVDEFRAGEVTPWDNQGHYDIVQARQLGCGGCAGCGGCARCFPFLLCFPCFPCTPCARCSPCARCARCSPCARCAG; encoded by the coding sequence ATGGATGATTTCAAAAAAGATCTCCAAAAGTTGAATGTCGACGAGTTCAGGGCGGGCGAGGTGACTCCTTGGGACAATCAAGGCCACTATGATATTGTTCAGGCTCGACAATTAGGTTGCGGTGGTTGCGCTGGTTGTGGTGGTTGTGCCCGCTGTTTCCCCTTTTTACTTTGTTTTCCTTGTTTCCCTTGTACTCCATGTGCTCGTTGTAGCCCATGTGCTCGTTGTGCTCGTTGTAGCCCATGTGCTCGTTGTGCCGGATAG
- a CDS encoding putative thiazole-containing bacteriocin maturation protein, translated as MTSLNPSMRLKVKGDTFFLPDPNGGVYFRNNLGSFRMEGRTIDQWIEKLIPVFNGEHTLEDLTDGLPDQHRERVYEIAELLYQNGFVRDVSQDLPHQLPDDVLKKYASQIEFLDSFGDSGAYRFQSYRQTKVLAVGSGPFFVSLVAALFESGLPKFHMLVTDSEPTNRQRLEELAAHTRKTDPEVAVEEIITLQVQGAISWREAVQPFDYILYVSQEGDVEELRDLHAVCRAEKKVLLPAICLQQVSLAGPLVHPDSEGCWDSAWRRIHKSALCKDSQLHTFSSTAGALLANVIVSELVKTVTGVTESEPKNKFFLLALETLEGNWHSFIPHPLVTGHAAAEWVQDVDLRFELNLINSESTGLLPYFSRLTSAETGIFHVWEEGDLKQLPLAQCRVQAADPLSEGPAELLPDIVCAGLTHEEARREAGLVGIEAYVSRMAGLLVSTLPSHQETEGNKVEPHEFVGVGAGKTVAEGVCRGLQKCLAEELVKQQADQKPPVFRVELREVEDERCRFYLQALTTMQGEPTIGLGEDVSGFPVVWVGTGGRWYGSVGLNVTMALRKALQQALQKAQNQAANLATQALEVTSVLLEEKVPQSLVIPACKEAAHSEVLQSALQVLKQNRKRLLVFDLALEPFLKEELAGVFGVLLREEESR; from the coding sequence ATGACAAGTTTGAACCCTTCTATGCGTCTGAAAGTGAAAGGGGACACGTTTTTTCTCCCTGATCCGAACGGCGGTGTATATTTTCGGAACAACTTAGGCTCGTTCCGTATGGAAGGCAGGACGATCGATCAGTGGATTGAAAAACTGATACCGGTGTTCAACGGAGAGCACACGTTGGAGGATTTGACAGACGGTCTGCCAGACCAACACCGGGAACGAGTGTATGAAATCGCAGAATTGTTGTACCAAAACGGTTTTGTTCGGGATGTAAGCCAAGACCTTCCGCATCAATTACCGGATGACGTTCTCAAAAAGTATGCTTCTCAAATTGAATTTTTGGACAGTTTCGGGGATTCGGGTGCCTACCGTTTTCAGTCTTATCGTCAGACCAAAGTGTTGGCGGTCGGCTCCGGCCCATTTTTTGTCTCGTTGGTTGCGGCGTTGTTTGAATCCGGATTACCCAAATTCCACATGCTGGTCACGGACTCAGAGCCTACCAATCGGCAGCGGTTAGAGGAACTGGCGGCACATACCCGGAAAACGGACCCCGAGGTAGCGGTAGAAGAAATAATCACCCTGCAGGTGCAGGGGGCGATTTCTTGGCGGGAGGCTGTGCAGCCGTTTGATTATATTTTGTATGTGTCGCAGGAGGGCGATGTCGAGGAACTGCGGGATCTTCATGCGGTTTGCAGGGCGGAGAAGAAGGTGTTGCTTCCCGCCATTTGTCTGCAGCAGGTGAGCCTGGCGGGACCGCTGGTGCATCCAGACTCAGAGGGATGTTGGGATTCGGCTTGGCGCCGCATACACAAATCCGCGCTATGCAAAGACTCGCAGCTGCACACTTTTTCTTCCACAGCGGGAGCGTTGTTGGCGAATGTGATCGTGTCTGAATTGGTAAAAACGGTTACGGGAGTTACCGAATCAGAACCGAAGAATAAATTCTTCCTGCTGGCTCTGGAGACGTTGGAAGGAAACTGGCACTCGTTCATACCCCATCCGCTGGTGACCGGACATGCGGCAGCCGAATGGGTTCAGGATGTCGATCTACGATTCGAACTGAATTTGATCAATAGTGAGTCGACCGGTTTGCTTCCTTACTTCAGCCGGTTGACATCGGCGGAAACAGGGATTTTCCATGTTTGGGAGGAGGGGGATTTGAAGCAGCTTCCGTTGGCTCAGTGCCGTGTTCAGGCAGCCGACCCGCTGTCGGAGGGACCGGCTGAGCTGTTGCCGGACATTGTCTGTGCAGGTCTGACGCATGAGGAGGCGCGGCGGGAAGCGGGGTTGGTCGGGATTGAAGCGTATGTGTCGCGAATGGCCGGTCTGCTCGTTTCGACGCTTCCCTCACATCAGGAAACAGAAGGTAATAAGGTAGAACCGCATGAATTTGTCGGTGTCGGAGCGGGGAAAACGGTTGCGGAAGGTGTTTGCCGCGGGTTGCAAAAGTGTTTGGCCGAGGAACTGGTCAAGCAACAGGCGGATCAGAAGCCCCCTGTCTTTCGGGTGGAGTTGAGAGAGGTAGAAGATGAACGTTGCCGGTTTTATCTGCAGGCATTGACCACGATGCAGGGAGAACCGACGATCGGCTTGGGAGAAGATGTGTCCGGATTCCCAGTGGTGTGGGTCGGTACAGGCGGTCGCTGGTATGGAAGCGTAGGCTTGAATGTGACAATGGCATTGCGAAAGGCATTGCAACAGGCGCTGCAAAAGGCACAGAACCAAGCGGCGAACCTCGCGACACAAGCGCTGGAAGTTACGTCCGTGCTTCTGGAGGAAAAGGTGCCGCAAAGCCTTGTGATTCCCGCGTGCAAAGAGGCGGCACATTCGGAAGTCTTGCAGTCCGCCCTGCAGGTTTTAAAACAGAACCGCAAGCGGCTCCTGGTCTTCGATCTGGCGCTGGAACCGTTTTTGAAAGAGGAACTGGCAGGAGTGTTTGGCGTGCTGTTGCGAGAGGAGGAATCACGTTGA
- a CDS encoding TOMM precursor leader peptide-binding protein: MSAVVAVVGEGLLADFVCAELSAQYEVVRQTDLKAGVPESTDFALVLHDAWHPSVHHEAEEVFQQKGIPWLRGFVSFGEGVIGPLVRPGTPGCSRCADMRRLMAGRDRKEMWELQKRLAEQKGMPRDVWASRTGLLHMAHLLVAEAHRVLHDSRAHLEGRVFLINLKTLKSSRHFFLPDPLCPVCSQLPDDSPEAARITLQPSPKISADSYRCRSMDDLKQVLVKDYLDYRTGFLNGKMYDLVSPFADVIVNLPLFTEDEAASGRTHSYADSELTAILEGLERYCGMAPRGKRTVIHDSYLKLADQALYPVKVGVHAKEQYARPDFPFKPFDPERPIDWVWGYSFLQERPILVPELLAYYSAACGHGFVYETSNGCALGGSLEEAIFYGILEVVERDSFLMTWYAQLPLPRLDPYSADDQELRLMIDRLQTVAGYDLYLFNSTMETGIPSVWVLAKNRKQKGVNLVCAAGAHPDPIRAVKSSIHEVASMLLTLDDKFEANREEYMRMLHDPSLVQKMEDHSMLYSLPEAEERLHFLLDENRPLRTFEEEFKRKVRHSDLTDDLKDILQAFRRLNLDVIVVDQTTPEIRRNGLYCVKVLIPGMLPMTFGHHLTRLTGLERVLRVPMELGYTKQPLTIEQLNPHPHPFP; the protein is encoded by the coding sequence TTGAGTGCTGTCGTGGCAGTTGTCGGAGAAGGGCTGCTGGCGGACTTTGTGTGCGCAGAACTGTCTGCCCAATACGAGGTCGTTCGTCAGACCGATTTGAAGGCAGGAGTACCGGAATCGACGGATTTCGCTCTGGTGTTGCACGATGCCTGGCATCCCTCCGTTCATCACGAGGCGGAAGAGGTGTTTCAGCAAAAAGGCATCCCTTGGCTTCGCGGATTCGTTTCATTTGGCGAGGGGGTGATCGGGCCGCTGGTCCGCCCGGGTACTCCGGGGTGCTCCAGGTGCGCAGACATGAGGCGCCTCATGGCGGGACGCGACCGCAAGGAGATGTGGGAACTGCAAAAGAGGCTGGCGGAGCAAAAGGGAATGCCACGTGACGTGTGGGCATCGCGCACGGGTCTTTTGCACATGGCTCACCTGCTTGTGGCGGAGGCCCATAGGGTGTTGCACGACAGCCGGGCCCACTTGGAAGGGCGGGTGTTTTTGATCAACCTGAAAACGCTGAAAAGCTCACGACACTTCTTTCTGCCCGACCCGCTGTGTCCTGTGTGTAGCCAGTTGCCTGATGATTCTCCGGAAGCGGCGCGAATTACACTGCAGCCAAGTCCGAAAATCAGTGCCGACAGCTACCGCTGCCGTTCGATGGATGACCTCAAGCAAGTTCTGGTCAAAGACTATCTGGATTACCGGACCGGCTTTCTGAATGGGAAAATGTATGACCTCGTGTCGCCGTTTGCCGATGTGATTGTAAATCTGCCGTTGTTTACGGAGGACGAGGCCGCTTCAGGTCGGACGCATTCATATGCAGATAGTGAGTTGACTGCGATTTTGGAGGGCTTGGAGCGGTACTGCGGTATGGCACCTCGAGGCAAACGGACGGTCATCCACGACAGCTACCTCAAACTGGCTGATCAAGCGCTTTACCCCGTCAAGGTAGGTGTACACGCGAAGGAACAGTATGCACGGCCCGATTTTCCTTTCAAACCGTTTGATCCTGAACGCCCAATCGATTGGGTATGGGGATATTCATTTTTGCAAGAGCGTCCGATTCTGGTACCGGAGTTGCTCGCCTATTACAGCGCGGCATGCGGGCATGGATTTGTCTATGAAACTTCCAATGGATGTGCGTTAGGCGGAAGTTTGGAGGAGGCCATTTTCTACGGCATTTTGGAAGTGGTGGAACGTGATTCGTTCCTGATGACTTGGTACGCGCAACTGCCTCTCCCGCGCCTTGACCCCTATTCCGCTGACGACCAGGAATTGCGGTTAATGATCGACCGTTTGCAAACAGTGGCGGGATATGATCTGTATTTGTTTAACTCAACGATGGAGACCGGGATTCCAAGCGTTTGGGTATTGGCGAAAAACAGGAAACAAAAGGGAGTGAATCTCGTCTGTGCGGCCGGAGCTCATCCGGACCCGATTCGGGCGGTAAAAAGCTCGATACACGAAGTGGCCTCCATGCTGCTGACGCTCGACGATAAATTTGAGGCGAACCGGGAGGAGTATATGCGAATGTTGCACGATCCGTCCCTGGTGCAGAAGATGGAGGACCATTCCATGCTGTACAGTTTGCCGGAAGCGGAAGAGCGTCTGCATTTTTTGCTGGATGAAAATCGTCCGTTGCGAACGTTTGAAGAGGAATTCAAGCGGAAGGTGAGGCATTCGGACCTGACCGATGATTTGAAGGACATTCTCCAGGCTTTCCGCCGATTGAACCTCGATGTGATCGTGGTGGACCAGACGACGCCGGAAATCAGACGAAACGGACTGTACTGCGTAAAAGTGCTGATTCCGGGGATGCTGCCGATGACGTTTGGACATCACCTTACCCGCTTGACAGGGCTGGAGAGGGTGTTGAGGGTACCAATGGAACTCGGGTATACGAAGCAACCGTTGACGATTGAGCAGCTCAATCCGCATCCGCATCCGTTTCCATAA
- a CDS encoding SagB family peptide dehydrogenase yields the protein MNLEAFLHNLHFDTDKVRPPDWDVDWEDAPLAYKLYRGLPVVPLSPEVPLTLEAREASTKPDLHGIGHLLWYVFGLTQICQSVFDLDFTEPATGPMQSYRRFIPSGGALYPNELYVYLKMEDLPAGVYHYDVAHHRLVLLREGNYDSYLARALGNRCDVSACFGTVFVSTMFWKNFFKYNNFAYRLQGLDAGVLIGQLIEVAKRFGFASGVYFQFLDRAVNNLLGLSEQEESVYAVIPLSVEPAITWFGNGNDGEGIVSATELCRELTAVHHDHYVRSRRVMEYPMLIKMNEASLLESLRSFRQFGGKKNVSCEGEAITLPQVKRLAYDLASVCRKRYSPGMDFVWAKVSQEQLAILLQETTASFSYRNDLDGAHEGSEPRISLYCCLYSVEGIPDGAYCYDSAAHALRRVRIGDLRPRLQEGMFLDNVNLFQVPICLHVAGERDHLKTALGYRGYRIQQMEAGMLVQRLLLAASAIGMGGHPLLGFDANLCDEIYRMAPQGKTSLIQIPVGPHRPRPRLKGSLHG from the coding sequence ATGAATCTGGAAGCGTTTCTACACAATCTGCATTTTGACACTGACAAGGTCAGACCGCCGGACTGGGATGTGGATTGGGAAGACGCACCGCTTGCGTATAAGCTCTACCGTGGCTTGCCAGTGGTTCCGTTATCTCCGGAAGTACCGCTGACGCTCGAAGCACGGGAAGCGTCCACGAAGCCCGACCTACACGGAATTGGACATTTACTCTGGTACGTTTTCGGGCTCACTCAAATCTGCCAGTCAGTCTTTGACCTGGATTTCACAGAACCAGCGACGGGTCCAATGCAATCGTACCGGAGGTTTATTCCCTCCGGCGGGGCGTTGTATCCAAACGAATTATACGTGTATCTGAAGATGGAGGATTTGCCTGCCGGCGTGTACCATTATGATGTGGCACACCACCGCTTGGTGTTGCTGCGCGAAGGAAATTACGATTCCTATCTTGCCCGGGCTCTTGGCAACCGCTGTGACGTGTCGGCTTGTTTTGGCACTGTTTTTGTGTCGACTATGTTTTGGAAAAATTTCTTTAAATACAATAACTTTGCCTACCGCCTGCAAGGTCTGGATGCAGGCGTGCTGATCGGGCAGTTGATTGAAGTGGCGAAACGGTTTGGCTTCGCATCAGGGGTGTACTTCCAGTTTCTAGATCGGGCCGTCAACAATCTGCTCGGGCTATCCGAACAGGAGGAGAGCGTGTATGCGGTTATTCCCTTGTCGGTGGAGCCTGCAATCACTTGGTTTGGGAACGGGAATGACGGAGAAGGGATTGTCTCTGCCACCGAATTATGCCGGGAGTTGACAGCGGTTCATCATGATCACTACGTCCGGTCGCGGAGGGTCATGGAGTATCCGATGCTGATCAAGATGAATGAAGCGTCCCTGCTGGAATCACTGCGATCGTTTCGGCAGTTCGGGGGGAAGAAGAACGTAAGCTGTGAGGGCGAGGCGATAACTCTGCCCCAGGTGAAGCGGTTGGCGTATGATCTGGCATCTGTTTGCCGAAAGCGGTATTCACCGGGGATGGATTTCGTTTGGGCCAAGGTAAGCCAAGAGCAACTGGCCATTCTGTTGCAAGAGACGACGGCTTCCTTCTCGTATCGAAATGACTTGGATGGAGCGCATGAGGGGTCCGAGCCCCGTATCTCACTGTATTGCTGTTTGTACAGCGTCGAAGGCATCCCGGATGGCGCTTACTGCTATGACAGCGCTGCTCATGCGTTGAGGCGGGTACGTATCGGAGATCTTCGGCCCCGACTGCAAGAGGGAATGTTTCTGGATAATGTAAATCTGTTCCAGGTACCGATCTGCCTGCATGTGGCGGGGGAACGGGATCACCTCAAAACGGCACTGGGGTACAGAGGGTATCGCATCCAACAGATGGAAGCGGGTATGCTCGTGCAACGTTTACTGCTGGCGGCGTCCGCCATCGGGATGGGAGGACACCCGCTCCTCGGATTTGATGCAAACCTGTGTGATGAGATCTACAGGATGGCGCCGCAAGGAAAAACCAGCCTGATCCAAATCCCGGTCGGTCCCCATCGTCCTCGCCCCCGGTTGAAGGGAAGTTTGCATGGCTAG
- a CDS encoding GerAB/ArcD/ProY family transporter, whose translation REKAAKSILISLFAVILTLVISNLATLLLLGEMTGNYTYPFLIVARYISLAEFFSRLESLYMAIWVLGAFVKICVFFYVSVLGTAQWMALSDYRPIVFPLGFLLTLFSVWVAPNLQELTHAIATSVTFSFMIVFVAIPVLLFCIAWGKKRLSRIMATR comes from the coding sequence CGCGAAAAAGCGGCGAAAAGTATCTTGATTTCCTTATTCGCGGTGATCTTGACGCTGGTGATTTCGAATCTGGCAACACTGCTGCTCTTGGGAGAGATGACCGGCAATTATACCTATCCCTTCTTGATTGTTGCGAGGTACATCAGTCTGGCCGAATTTTTTAGCCGTTTGGAATCGCTGTATATGGCTATTTGGGTGTTAGGTGCATTTGTGAAAATCTGCGTATTTTTTTACGTGTCCGTTCTTGGAACCGCCCAATGGATGGCCTTGTCCGATTATCGGCCGATCGTGTTTCCGCTTGGCTTTCTTTTAACTTTGTTTAGTGTTTGGGTCGCACCCAATCTGCAGGAATTAACGCATGCGATAGCTACGTCCGTGACATTTTCTTTCATGATTGTGTTTGTAGCCATTCCTGTGCTTCTGTTCTGTATTGCCTGGGGGAAAAAACGACTCAGCAGGATCATGGCAACAAGGTAA